Part of the Canis aureus isolate CA01 chromosome 3, VMU_Caureus_v.1.0, whole genome shotgun sequence genome, TGAGCCTACAAtcatatgaatgaataaacagatgaatgagtgaatggataagtaaataagacagaaggaaagatttttttctgacaaAGTACCAACTAACAATAATGAAAGCTTGATGGAGTTAGAAAATCTCCACTTTTCAACCATCAGAGTAATACTGATTGAGGCAAGAAttatcaatggatgctaaaactggtatgtgaaaaattgaaaaggaacaAGACATTTCATAGTTCTAAAATATCTCTCCCTAACtttaattacaaagggaaaagtaggcatccctgggtggcgcagcgatttggcacctgcctttgacccagggcgagatcctggagaccctggatcgaatcccacgtcgggctcccggtgcatggggccggcttctccctctgcctgtgtctctgcctctctctctatgtgtgtgactataataaataaaaaatttttttaaaattattaaaaaaaaaacaaagggaaaagtaGTAATTTTCCCCAATAAAACTACAAGGAACTTGCAAAGTTCCAAAAACTGTATTATCAAATGTCCCCAGAAGCAATTTTGACAGGATATAGAATATATTAATTTGTGAcagtaaagaaaaaggaaagcagtaCTGTGCCCTGcaaaatcaacaaggaagaaTTGGATTATGGTCTTGGTGACTTTTTTCTAGTTTATCTTTTGAACACAATCTTTCAGGCTTAGTCTGTTATTCTGGGGGAAATGGGAGCTTCGTAcatgaatgattctttttttttttttttcatcatacaagttgttcttttaatttgttgTTTCTCAGATATGAGCGAAAATGGACAGTACAGAGGGAATGCACGATTGTTGGTATTTTATAAAACTGCTTTCAGAGCCAATGTTCAATCAGAGAGTGATTTAGAATTTGCCAGAAAAAGTTAACCATTTTATACAGCACTATGCTTGACTATAAAAAGGAGTGGAAAGTTGGGTTTACAAATCCTAGAGTCTGGCTCAGCTACAGCCACTAGATGTGGAGGATATATCAAAATGGACAACAAGGACCCTGCTCACACAGAACTTACAGTCTGATTTGTTGTGAGGATGTATATAGAAAAGCAAATGAGCAGTGGCCCTGCATTTGGACCAACACTTAACAGGTGAAGTGCAGTGTGCTCTGAGAATACAGGGTAGGGAcactgaaagagacagagatgtgGGAGAAAGATAATCCAGAAGGATACTTcataataaattatcacaaagGGAAAGTTCTAGACTATCTTTCCTTCCTTGGACCAAAAAGATTACCAGAGTTATGATGAAGCCAAGAAAAagccatttaagaaataaagggaTGAGGTAAAGCAGAATTTGCCACCTCAAAATGTCTTTTTGGCCTAAGAATGATCTTGATCtgattctttttaagaaaacaaagacagaagAAGCTCTGACAGCTGGATAGAAGTTGCTCCCTTTGTGAGGGAAATTTATAAGAGAAATCTCCATTTTTAAGAGTTTCTCCCCCTCTCTACCAAGAAGAGGGAGATGACTAAATCTCTACAAACTGTTATCAATGGAGAAGGTAGCAACTTAAATCTGCGTAACAACCATACCATCATTTACTGGGCTTTGCCTGATAACCTTTTCTGTAAGTGACAACCCTCCCCCGCAACATCTTTTTTTGCCTTTAGCTGGAGATGGTATTTAAGTTGGTGGCTTGGGTTGTTTTTCCTGAGTATCTCCTATATACACAGGATgtatacatgttattaaacttctctttgtttttctcctgctaatcAGTCTCTCATCACAGGGGAGTTTCAGTCAAAAacttagaaggaaaataattttccctcctCTACAGGgaatatataataaagaaaaagaagacagaaaaaaacattctCAGTTTTGCTCccacttttctttatccattcagatACCACAAGTGGTAGTTCATGAAGTAGAAAGGAATAAAAGCTGTAAAAGGAGAAGACAGTAATACAAACACCACCACTGTCAAAATTAAAGGTAATCAGTTTTTAATGAGTGACACCCTTACTGGTACAGGATCTGGCCAAGAGTAGACCATCTGAGTATGTTTATACTGCTTGTGAGAGTATAAATTGAGATGAACTTTAAAGAAGGAATTTTGGAATAATATTCAACAATCTTATGTCACTCCGTAATTCTGTGTCTAAAAACATATCCTAATTAGAGGAAAACTCAAAGAGTTATTGAATAAGTCTGCTAACCATTGTTtataatttggaaaaacaaaagtaatatacAGTAGTAAAAAATTGTTAATGAGATATAATGCATGCATATACAAGAATTTTATGTGATCATAAAAATCAAGTTGGAAACAAGAGACCAGCAAAAACAAATTCTGTGAACTGTGTCTTGGGAAACACACTTATATAACCAGAGCTGACACTCCCTTGTTTTCACAgtgtgcttttctctctgcctctttttggTTATCCACAATCCTTCATATAcgtctttcctgcttttttattcacttatttatccaATAACAACCCTTTATTCCCTCCCCTGCATATTAGTTTTCATTGGTAGATAACATGTTAAAGCAGCTGCTCATAGACTTTGAAAACAAGGACAaggttgtgtgtatgtatgtgcaggTGTAACCAAACTCAAGAGGTTTGCCATTGGGGTACACTGAATTGAACACAACTCAAGGAAGTGTTGAAAGCAAAGCACTTTTTTttgtttagagattttatttatttcttcgtgagagacacagagagagagagacaaaaagaaatgcagagggagaagcaggttccctgcagggagccccatgtgggactcaatcccaggacccaggatcaaggcctgagccaaaggcagaccctcaactactgagccacccaggtgccccaaaagcaaAGCACTTTTTATTACTTGTTACAAATAAGAAGATAGAAACACGATCTGCCTGTGGGGTTAGTACAGGAAGCTTTTATTTAGCATATTAGGAGCAGGGACAGGGTCTTGCACATACAGTAAGGAACTTAATACATATTCTCTTACCTAGGTATTTTAGTTCAACTGCATATATCTGGTATGTCAGCATGCTAGTGCATACACTGAATGTTCAAAATACAGTGGAAAACTCTACCCATAAGagaaaatcttattaaaattagTTAAAGGTAACTTCAGGACAACTTGGGGAGGGGGGGTAGGGCTTCTGCACAGGTCCTCAGCTCCAAATCAGCTCAGACTGGCCTATACAAAGAGCTATCAGGGGAAACACCTAACCTGGCATTTCCTTGGCAGGAACTGCTGGTTCCAGCAACAAAACATATTCCATCCctgcttttttcccttctcctcctcccttctatTGATAGTTTTCAGCCCTCTGATCTGAGTAACTCCCTGTTGCATCTTGGCTAACACAAGCAGCATGCATAGAAAGACTGTCTTAAAACATACAACCAATAAGCAACATTGACCGACCCTGGAGAGGGTACAGAAGGACCAGAAAATTGAGTAAAGAGAGACTTCCTTTCACTGAGTATTTTTTGGTAATAATTATAAATACCATGAACATGTACTGCCCAGTCaatgtatgaataaatacatattgtaaatgggatgtagaaagaatacacaaattcagaaagaaataatTCTCTTAATAATCCTGTGGAAATGActtcaaagagaaagagacatcAGGTAACTTGCATGAGGTCACATAGCTGCTGAGTAAAAACTAGGCTCAAATCTGACTCTACCTCTCAATTCCCTACTCTGCTTTTTCTGAGTCTCTATGCTGTTCTTCCCTCCCTTGTCCCAGTCATCCCAATTCTACGCTGGTCCTGTGTTCTGTGCCATCTAAACACAGTTCCCTggttccatttttattcttttgaattcaCCCTTACTGATCTGTACCTTCCCAAAGGATGTAACTATATACGCATCCAGACTTCATTTTTACAAATAGAAGAGAATTTTCCTGAAGAGAATCTCATAAATCGAAAGTATTTTCAGAGTCTTTCATATATTGTTGTTTCTCAAAGACATATTTACcacttataattttcttttaaaccaaGAAGTAACTCTGCCTCCCTTTACACAGTACCATTAGGCTGTGGATTTACAAACCTAAACTGTATAATCCTTGCACCCTATACTGGAAGGATGTGTCAGAGTCCCAGCAGAAAAAAGATGACTCCCGGAAAAATGTAACAAGGGCACTATTTGCATAGGTGTAGGCAAAAGGGTGGTTACGAGAAACCAGAGAAGGATGGTAgaagccagcagcagcagcattaccATCCTTTTGCATAAAGAGACGAAGGAGCAGTTACTGACAATGGCTTAGAAATGGGCAGTTACTATAGCCCACTGGAAGTCAGGGAAATAAATATCACAATATCATGTTCCACTTGTCCTCTGATTTCTTCTGCTGATGCTGCCATTGGCTTAACCCAGCCAGAAACCAGAGGGTCAGGGAGCCCATTGACAAGATCCATTAGGAAATGCCTCCCAGGACTTGAAGTAAGGTACAAAGGAATAGAAAGTTGATCtagagaggcacacagagaacaCCTCACTCATCTCTATCACATACAGTACCATAACAGTCCGTGGTCGTTTCCTCTGTTGACTGGCTGCTATGTGGTGCTAACCTAATTACTGGCTTGTAACACAAAGTTTCCATGGTTCTGAAATATTCTCCTGATTTTTAGCTGACCACCGTGAGCTTCAGACTTCTCCACCCAGGTTTCAAAAGCACAATTTGAAACAAGGAAATTATTGTGTGCAAAAAATTCCCAAATCCTGTACTTCATGACCTTGATATTTTCTATACGGTTGTCCAGCCAGCATGACCAAATCCCCTAAAGTCCAAGTCCCTGAAGCTCCACACCACTGTCTTAGGAGTAACCATGCTTCCTGCTGTCTGGGTCCCAGCATACTTCCCCCAAGTACTGTGTAAAATTCTTCAAGAATTTGGTCATTTAGCCAAGACCATCTCAACAAAGTTTTATACCTCCTACCTTCTTTGCAAAAATGTGGTATTTAAAATTAGCCCTTGAAAAGTTGCATGAAATTTCTGTAGATAGAACCAGATCTTAACATCCTAGATCAGTTCACATTTGAAATGAAATCTTCCAGTGTTGATGGAGGAAGAAAGTGAGCCATAGTGGAAAACAACTAGTATTAGAAATCAAAAGCCTATATCCTAGTCACAGTCCTGCTGCTGGGTAACTGAGTGACCTTGGAGAAGGTATATAAACTTGTATCTATTCTCAGAAATATGAGGGAACTGAATTAAAGGAACTTTAAGGTCCACTAAATATGAGTACCCTAGATTAAAGAATCTTCTTAAATTAAAGGatgcataggggatccctgggtggcgcagcggtttagcgcctgcctttggcccagggcgcgatcctggagacccgggatcgaatcccacatcgggctcccggtgcatggagcctgcttctccctctgcctatgtctctgcctctctctctctctgtgtgactattataaataaataaaaatttaaaaaaaaataaataaaggatgcaTAAAGTGGAAAGGAGGAAGTTAAAATTTCCTCCATGTAACCAGTGGAACCTGAATCAtataaggaaggaagaaaggcccTTTCCTAAGTATTACTCCTTTCTCAAGAGAATGGTTTCTTGCTCAGTGTTTTCTTCAGAGCAATTTTGACATCCTTATTCCTCAAGCTGTAGATTAGTGGGTTGAGCATGGGCACAACGATGGTGTAGAACAAAGAGGACACTTTCCCCTGATTCATAGGTAAAAGAGAGGATGGTTTGAGGTACATAAATGCCCCTGATCCAAAGAAGAGGGAAACAGCAATTATGTGGGAGCTGCAGGTGCTGAAGGCTTTGGACCTGCCCTTGGTAGAATGAATACGGAGAATGCTGGAGAGGATGAGGGCATAAGAAATGAAGATGGTAACTGTGGGCACACCAATATCAATGcccacaacaacaaaaactaccAGCTCATTGACATAGGTGCTGGTGCAAGAACGCTCAAGAAGGGGAAGGATGTCGCACATGTAGTGGTCAACCAGATTGTTGGCACAGAAGGTCAGTCTTACCATGCACACTGTGTGGGCCATGGCTCCAGCAAACCCCATCACATAGACACCCAACAGAAGGAGGAAGCAGACCTGAGGAGACATGGTGGCAGTGTATACCAGTGGGTTACAGATGGCGGCGTAGCGGTCATATGCCATTGCTGACAGGATGAAGGACTCAGATacaacaaagaagagaaagaagaagagctGAGTCATACACCCTGCGTAGGAGATGACGTTCTTCCTCAAGACAAAATTCATCAGCATCTTGGGAGTGATAACAGTAGAATAGCAGAAATCTATGAAGGACAAGTTGAAGAGGAaaaagtacatgggggtgtgcaGGTGAGAATTCAGCCCAATCAGGGTTATCAGGCCCAGGTTCCCTACCACCGTGACCACATAGAAACCTAGaaacaggaagaagagaggaatctGGAGTCCTGGCTGGTTGGTTAAGCCTGAGAGGATAAACTCTGTCACAGAGGAATTCTCAGCTGCCATTCTTACTAAAGGCATTCTGTGAGAACAAGGGGAAAGAGTCAATttgaggggggggagagagagaaagagagagagaaaaagaaacagagacactCCCTCTCCTCCTAGTCACCTCCTATTTGTAAGAACTGAATCCACACAGAGATTTTGAACTTCAGCAGAAAGGCCTCTCAGGATGCCTGTAGGTCTGATCTCAAGGCCCCCTAAGGACTCTGCCACTAAAGCACCCTCTGGAGAATGGACCTTTCTCCATGGTGAGGACAGATGCTGCTGGGAAGAGGGTCTCAAAGATGAGCTGAGGAGTCTCCCAGGTCTTTACTTTGGTCCATTTATTGTGTCCTTCCAACTCCAGCTTCTGCTCAAGGTCGCAAAATCTGGGGCCAGTATCTGGGGAGAGTCCTCTCAGAGGTTGAAGGCAGCCCACCTGTGCCTGGAGTTTCCACCCTGTGGTCACCAAGGACAAAGCAGAAAAGGGAGGTGGTCCTTCCCAAAGCCTTTCTTATGTGAGGCTGGGGACTTAAGTTCTGTCCAGATTCAGTCACTCACCCTCCTTCAGCCTAGAGCCTCCACAATGTACCCTTCAGTCCAAATCTTATCCATGATTGTTCAGACAGATAAATGACTATGGTGCTAACACAGAAAAAGGAACTAAGCACAGACCATTTTAACTCCCGTTCTGTTTAAAGGATCAGAATCTGGACTGCCTTAGAATTTGCTCTGAGCTTAAGAAGATGATGTCTGATGGAGGCTTTACCCCAACGCTATTTTCCAGTTTGTAGAAGGGAGACAGCATCTTAGCCTATAATCATTGCCAGCTGGTGATGGGAGACTAAGGGGTTTTATTCTGGATTTGGGGATCTGGGGACCTGATTAGAAGTAGAAAGCCAAAGGAtcccccaggatcacagccctaGAAACTAACTGTTAAAAAAGTAATATTGGCTTATACCCTTGATAATATATGAATGGGCTTTTAGAAACATTATTTAGTTGCCCAATTAATATCTACTCAATAAAATGCAAAGTATTgtacaaaaaataataacttaaccatttattgagggcttacGATATGTACCAAGCATTCTTTCTGTCCTAGCACTTGTGTACTGACTCCAGCAGGCCAGAATCCAATATCATTTCacatgtaatatttctttttaattctcttcccAAATCCTATGAACTAGGTTTTATcactcccattttcttttttttcttttttcttttttaaattttatttatttatgatagtc contains:
- the LOC144305933 gene encoding olfactory receptor 8B8, which produces MPLVRMAAENSSVTEFILSGLTNQPGLQIPLFFLFLGFYVVTVVGNLGLITLIGLNSHLHTPMYFFLFNLSFIDFCYSTVITPKMLMNFVLRKNVISYAGCMTQLFFFLFFVVSESFILSAMAYDRYAAICNPLVYTATMSPQVCFLLLLGVYVMGFAGAMAHTVCMVRLTFCANNLVDHYMCDILPLLERSCTSTYVNELVVFVVVGIDIGVPTVTIFISYALILSSILRIHSTKGRSKAFSTCSSHIIAVSLFFGSGAFMYLKPSSLLPMNQGKVSSLFYTIVVPMLNPLIYSLRNKDVKIALKKTLSKKPFS